Proteins encoded in a region of the Planococcus shixiaomingii genome:
- a CDS encoding alpha/beta hydrolase, producing the protein MKKWSIRIFLVLAGMLVLGAAAFLIYAQFQYSPSSVLKEQVDLASIETKEEGLLFQPDEPNGKGVIFYQGAKVQEEAYAYLAEKLSAEGFLVVIPQLPLNFGILDVNKADAAIDSHPEIEEWFIGGHSLGGVAAAMYAENKEDKVAGLYFLASYPAGDFSSTELPMLSIYAEKDGLLTTADIEKNRKGFSPDSRFVEIAGGNHAQFGLYGKQKGDNEATIAPLDQQNQVAEALLAWMNEN; encoded by the coding sequence ATGAAAAAATGGAGTATCCGTATTTTCTTAGTGCTCGCCGGAATGCTCGTTTTAGGAGCCGCTGCTTTTTTGATTTATGCGCAATTTCAATATAGTCCAAGTTCAGTTTTAAAAGAGCAAGTGGACCTTGCTAGTATTGAAACGAAGGAAGAAGGCCTTTTGTTCCAGCCGGATGAGCCGAACGGCAAAGGCGTAATCTTTTATCAAGGCGCTAAAGTACAAGAAGAAGCCTACGCTTACTTGGCGGAAAAGTTGAGCGCAGAAGGCTTTCTAGTCGTAATTCCGCAGTTGCCGCTGAACTTTGGCATCTTAGATGTGAATAAAGCCGACGCTGCAATTGACAGCCATCCGGAAATTGAGGAGTGGTTTATCGGCGGCCATTCGCTTGGAGGCGTCGCGGCTGCTATGTACGCGGAAAACAAAGAGGACAAAGTGGCTGGCCTCTATTTTCTGGCTTCCTATCCTGCAGGAGATTTTTCTTCAACAGAGCTGCCGATGCTTTCAATTTATGCTGAGAAAGATGGCTTGTTGACAACTGCCGATATTGAAAAGAACCGCAAAGGGTTTTCACCTGACAGCCGTTTCGTGGAAATAGCAGGCGGCAATCACGCTCAATTCGGGTTATACGGAAAACAAAAAGGCGATAACGAGGCAACTATTGCGCCCCTCGATCAGCAAAACCAAGTGGCAGAAGCACTGCTCGCGTGGATGAACGAAAATTAA
- a CDS encoding ABC transporter permease, with protein MRFNDQIDFIRQHMKRNKLRVATTILAAMMGCAFLIVLASVGFGLHKTITDDVLDNNMVTEIQVAGKESSDEKISDEEISKMREMANVIAAVKRSTPNADGTAKLGERNGYVATTLVDFNEEQKAGLVLSDGEMPKAKDEVLVGYHFAQSLLTEEEVKNAEDDQEPKGFKGSVIGQTFELELAPFDGETETATWKFTVSGIMEEPAKDWIINNKVYIADSWGPVFSDELGVEESFPEVLVYADDLQNVGSITKLLKDEGYYVYSVTEELGSMDMFFTALKAGLIFVGTIAVLIASIGIFNTMTMAVTERTREIGVMKAIGAQPKLIQKLFLMESAAIGIIGTVLAVAISYGISILANWLVPIIIMSSLAEEGGDDFTILISVIPWQLVVIASVISISVAMISGWRPARKATKIDVIQALRQEL; from the coding sequence ATGCGGTTTAATGACCAAATCGATTTTATCAGGCAGCATATGAAACGCAATAAGCTTCGAGTAGCGACGACAATTCTTGCGGCAATGATGGGCTGTGCTTTTTTGATCGTCCTTGCCTCCGTTGGTTTCGGCCTACATAAAACAATTACCGATGACGTATTAGACAACAATATGGTGACGGAAATTCAAGTAGCCGGGAAAGAAAGTTCGGATGAAAAGATCAGCGATGAAGAAATCAGCAAAATGCGAGAGATGGCAAACGTCATAGCGGCTGTGAAGCGCAGCACACCGAATGCGGATGGCACCGCAAAACTTGGGGAAAGAAACGGGTATGTCGCAACAACGCTGGTGGATTTTAATGAAGAACAAAAAGCGGGATTGGTGTTATCGGATGGGGAAATGCCAAAAGCGAAAGACGAAGTGTTGGTGGGCTATCATTTTGCGCAAAGTTTGTTGACGGAAGAAGAAGTTAAAAATGCGGAAGATGATCAAGAGCCAAAAGGTTTTAAGGGCAGCGTCATCGGCCAGACTTTTGAGCTGGAATTGGCTCCATTTGATGGCGAGACGGAAACCGCAACATGGAAATTTACGGTCTCCGGCATTATGGAGGAGCCGGCAAAAGACTGGATTATCAACAATAAAGTGTATATTGCTGATTCTTGGGGGCCGGTTTTTAGCGATGAGTTGGGCGTTGAAGAAAGCTTCCCAGAAGTACTGGTTTATGCAGACGATCTTCAAAATGTAGGAAGCATCACAAAACTGCTGAAAGACGAAGGGTACTACGTTTACTCGGTAACCGAAGAGCTGGGCTCGATGGATATGTTTTTCACGGCATTGAAGGCAGGATTAATTTTTGTTGGGACGATTGCAGTGTTGATTGCCTCGATCGGCATTTTCAATACGATGACGATGGCCGTCACTGAGCGGACGCGTGAAATCGGAGTTATGAAGGCCATTGGGGCCCAGCCGAAATTGATTCAAAAGCTTTTCCTGATGGAAAGCGCCGCAATCGGAATTATCGGCACCGTGCTTGCCGTTGCTATTTCATACGGCATAAGTATCTTGGCCAATTGGCTTGTGCCAATTATCATCATGAGTTCGTTAGCGGAAGAAGGAGGCGACGATTTCACAATTTTAATTTCCGTCATTCCGTGGCAGCTCGTAGTCATCGCCTCGGTTATCAGCATCAGCGTTGCCATGATCTCTGGCTGGCGGCCGGCACGCAAAGCGACGAAAATTGACGTTATCCAAGCGCTGCGGCAAGAGCTTTAA
- a CDS encoding ABC transporter ATP-binding protein produces MIKIQNLHHTFAIGKKGKERRIPVLKGVTLEVAKGEIVAILGKSGSGKSTLLNVLAGFMAPESGSVKVGTQETTALKEAQMADFRLANFGFIFQNFQLMPGLTAFENVELPLKIKGVAAEERRTKVKRLLEEVGLVEVADHYPNELSGGQQQRVSIARALITDPPILLADEPTGSLDSETEEEILTLIQSLNQSLGLTFVIITHDEEVANVAHRRYRLHDGELVKGDKRHAV; encoded by the coding sequence ATGATTAAAATTCAAAATTTACACCATACGTTCGCGATTGGGAAAAAAGGAAAAGAGCGCCGTATTCCCGTATTAAAAGGCGTGACATTAGAAGTGGCGAAAGGCGAAATTGTAGCGATTCTCGGAAAAAGCGGTTCAGGAAAATCGACATTATTGAACGTTTTAGCCGGCTTCATGGCGCCGGAATCCGGGTCAGTAAAAGTGGGAACCCAAGAAACCACGGCATTGAAAGAAGCTCAAATGGCCGATTTTCGGTTAGCGAATTTCGGTTTTATTTTTCAGAACTTCCAGTTGATGCCGGGGTTGACCGCTTTTGAGAATGTAGAATTGCCACTGAAAATTAAAGGAGTGGCTGCAGAAGAAAGACGGACAAAAGTGAAGCGGCTGCTAGAAGAAGTAGGGCTTGTGGAAGTTGCGGACCATTATCCGAACGAATTATCTGGAGGCCAGCAACAGCGCGTCAGCATTGCCCGTGCTTTAATCACCGATCCGCCGATTTTATTGGCAGATGAGCCGACCGGAAGTTTGGACTCTGAAACGGAAGAAGAAATTTTAACGCTGATCCAATCATTGAATCAATCTCTTGGATTGACGTTTGTCATTATCACACACGACGAAGAAGTTGCCAATGTGGCGCATCGCCGATACCGGCTGCATGACGGCGAATTGGTCAAGGGGGACAAGCGCCATGCGGTTTAA
- a CDS encoding NAD(P)-dependent oxidoreductase codes for MKIALFGATGRVGQNILESALNDGHQVKALVRSKLPISHPDLEVIVGDIRKAEDVEKTLQGTEAVFSAIGTDRTTTLTEAMPLVIKTMKANGIRRIITIGTAGILNSRMTPGVLRFQGGDSNRKLTFAAEEHAAVFRLLEKTDLEWTIVCPTYLPDGKAYGDYRVEKDYLPEGGKEITVGDTAEFAYKQLENPEFIGSRVGIAY; via the coding sequence ATGAAAATTGCATTGTTTGGAGCTACAGGACGTGTGGGGCAAAATATTTTGGAATCTGCTTTAAATGACGGGCATCAAGTAAAAGCGCTCGTCCGCTCAAAACTGCCGATCAGCCATCCCGACTTGGAAGTGATTGTTGGTGATATTCGGAAAGCGGAAGATGTTGAAAAGACGCTCCAGGGAACAGAAGCTGTTTTTAGCGCAATCGGAACCGACCGGACAACCACTTTAACCGAAGCGATGCCGCTAGTGATCAAAACGATGAAGGCGAATGGTATTCGGCGCATCATTACCATTGGCACAGCAGGAATATTGAATAGCCGGATGACGCCGGGGGTGCTGCGTTTCCAAGGAGGCGATTCCAACCGCAAGTTGACGTTCGCTGCGGAAGAGCACGCTGCCGTGTTTCGTTTATTGGAAAAAACCGATCTTGAGTGGACCATTGTGTGCCCAACCTATCTGCCGGATGGAAAGGCGTACGGTGATTATCGGGTCGAAAAAGATTATTTGCCGGAAGGCGGCAAGGAAATCACTGTTGGTGACACAGCCGAATTTGCTTATAAGCAATTGGAGAATCCTGAGTTTATTGGCAGCAGAGTTGGCATTGCCTATTAA
- a CDS encoding ABC transporter permease, which translates to MLKLMQNEWMKLWSKKASWIMVFLLILILFASAAITKYVNSTANEGIEETWQETTAVQLEANQAMLMDPTIGEEQKEYYEGQIAIAEHRLENDVQPFEFTSMQQGVIGTHEMLSLVTLFTVIVAAGITASEFSQGTIKMLLTRPVKRWKVLTSKYVTTMVFAVLMSIITLLATALAGLIFFGIGEGTFLQWNGSEVVEGSYWIEGIKLSILGFASVWMIGTFAFMLGTVFRSSSLAIGLSIFLMFTGIQAVFLLRNYEIVNYYLFTHTDLTQFYTGLMLVPDITMAMSLTVLAVYFLIFLAISYWTFSKRDITA; encoded by the coding sequence TTGCTCAAGCTCATGCAAAATGAATGGATGAAATTATGGAGTAAAAAGGCGAGTTGGATCATGGTCTTCCTGCTGATTTTGATTCTTTTCGCTTCAGCTGCCATCACCAAGTACGTCAATTCGACGGCGAATGAAGGCATCGAAGAAACGTGGCAAGAAACTACCGCTGTCCAACTGGAAGCCAATCAAGCTATGCTTATGGATCCAACTATCGGCGAAGAGCAAAAAGAATATTACGAAGGACAAATTGCCATTGCGGAACATCGCCTCGAAAATGATGTGCAGCCTTTTGAATTTACCAGCATGCAGCAAGGCGTCATCGGAACACATGAGATGCTCTCACTCGTTACGTTGTTTACCGTCATTGTCGCCGCTGGCATTACGGCTTCTGAATTTTCCCAAGGCACCATTAAGATGCTGTTGACCCGCCCCGTAAAGAGGTGGAAAGTGCTGACGTCCAAATACGTAACTACGATGGTTTTTGCTGTTCTAATGTCCATCATCACCTTACTGGCTACCGCTTTGGCAGGCTTGATCTTTTTTGGCATCGGAGAAGGGACGTTTCTTCAATGGAACGGCTCGGAAGTGGTTGAGGGGTCTTATTGGATCGAAGGCATTAAATTATCCATTCTTGGTTTCGCAAGCGTTTGGATGATCGGAACTTTCGCTTTCATGTTGGGCACCGTCTTCCGTTCAAGCTCACTCGCAATCGGGCTATCGATTTTCCTGATGTTCACCGGCATCCAAGCCGTCTTCTTGCTGAGAAATTATGAAATCGTCAACTATTATTTGTTTACGCATACCGACTTGACCCAGTTTTACACCGGTCTTATGCTGGTCCCAGACATTACGATGGCGATGTCGCTAACTGTTTTAGCTGTGTATTTCTTGATTTTTTTGGCTATCAGTTACTGGACGTTTTCCAAACGCGACATTACAGCTTAA
- a CDS encoding M15 family metallopeptidase produces the protein MKTAFSVIFLLVLGGFLFIWIHNELEFREELKERPAPSGLHPIVEEKKNELIEKAADIGIDILITDDFRSINAQDNLHSQGRTEPGQIVTHAKGGESYHNYGLAIDFALRLANGDVVWDIKRDGNGNGKADWFEVADIAKELGFSWGGDWRHFKDYPHLEMNFGLSIDELQKGWRPEDVME, from the coding sequence ATGAAGACCGCTTTTTCCGTCATTTTCTTATTGGTGCTCGGCGGTTTTTTATTTATCTGGATCCATAACGAATTGGAATTCAGGGAAGAATTGAAGGAACGGCCCGCGCCTTCCGGCCTTCATCCCATAGTTGAAGAAAAAAAGAATGAGTTGATTGAGAAAGCTGCAGACATTGGCATCGACATTCTCATTACTGATGATTTCCGTTCCATTAATGCGCAAGACAATTTGCACAGCCAAGGACGCACCGAACCCGGACAGATTGTCACGCATGCAAAAGGCGGGGAATCTTATCACAATTACGGCCTTGCCATTGACTTTGCTTTGCGCCTGGCAAACGGAGATGTCGTATGGGATATAAAGCGCGATGGCAATGGCAACGGAAAAGCTGATTGGTTTGAAGTAGCCGACATCGCCAAAGAACTCGGCTTTTCGTGGGGCGGCGACTGGCGCCACTTTAAAGATTATCCCCATTTGGAAATGAACTTTGGTTTGTCGATTGATGAACTGCAAAAAGGATGGCGTCCCGAAGACGTCATGGAATGA
- the nfsA gene encoding oxygen-insensitive NADPH nitroreductase produces the protein MVINIMKSHASVRDYQEKQLSREEVSELIEAAQHAASSHFVQAYSIVWVTDPEKRKKLGELSSNPQQMEGAGAVFLMCADYNRLKHASEMQGEPIVFDQAENLIVAVTDVGLLAQNLALAAESKGYGICYIGGVRNNLEAISELVGLPEGVFPVYGLTVGVPNEANEVKPRLPVEAILHENDYDEAKYETLLPEYDKTISTYYQNRSSNQKVSTWTQQMAHFLKKPHRQDIREFLVKKGFLFK, from the coding sequence ATGGTCATCAACATTATGAAATCCCACGCATCGGTGCGTGATTATCAAGAAAAACAATTATCGCGGGAAGAAGTCAGCGAATTGATCGAGGCGGCCCAACACGCAGCGAGCTCCCATTTTGTGCAAGCTTACTCTATTGTCTGGGTCACCGATCCCGAGAAGCGCAAAAAGCTGGGGGAGCTGTCCAGCAATCCTCAGCAAATGGAAGGGGCAGGTGCTGTGTTTTTAATGTGCGCTGATTACAATCGCTTGAAGCACGCATCAGAAATGCAAGGCGAACCGATCGTTTTTGATCAGGCTGAGAACTTGATTGTAGCGGTTACAGACGTCGGCTTATTGGCACAGAACCTGGCTCTTGCGGCCGAATCGAAAGGCTACGGCATTTGCTATATTGGCGGAGTACGCAACAACCTTGAAGCAATCAGTGAACTGGTCGGCTTGCCAGAAGGCGTTTTCCCGGTATACGGCTTGACCGTCGGCGTTCCAAACGAAGCAAATGAAGTGAAACCGCGCTTGCCGGTGGAAGCGATTTTGCATGAAAACGACTACGACGAGGCGAAATACGAAACGTTGTTGCCGGAATACGACAAAACCATATCGACCTATTACCAAAACCGTTCGTCCAATCAAAAAGTGAGCACCTGGACACAGCAAATGGCTCATTTCTTGAAAAAGCCGCATCGGCAGGATATCCGGGAGTTTTTAGTGAAAAAGGGCTTCCTTTTCAAATAA
- a CDS encoding class I SAM-dependent methyltransferase, with translation MELQTMHTQLTERLGGRELVSATISQPRLKSNDIKRIKLKPVTIKNDYRIQFEYQHEHVLKHENLAVDEAAAKLEAIFGDFRQALFQFAEEKVQIQLSKKFKVSWKSEETEAKTAELSHNRKKQYLLEDGIPYPFLVRLGVQSADGQVKKQKYDKFRQINRFIEFIDDALEHLPKGRTVRILDFGSGKSYLTFALYHYLRIEKGLDLRVTGLDLKKEVIEECQKIAEDLGYDQLEFLVGDINEYNEESAVDMVVTLHACDTATDMALSRAVKWNASVILSVPCCQHELNSQIDAPELGLMLQHGLIKERFSALATDSIRAEILSLVGYETQLMEFIDLENTPKNILIRAYKTGKKPATGQFDRYKAFTQLLSAQPFLENELKHLL, from the coding sequence ATGGAACTCCAAACAATGCACACCCAACTTACCGAACGCTTAGGAGGCCGCGAACTTGTGTCCGCGACTATCAGCCAGCCCCGGTTAAAATCAAATGATATCAAACGCATAAAACTCAAGCCTGTCACCATAAAGAACGATTACCGCATTCAATTTGAATACCAGCACGAACATGTTTTAAAACACGAAAACCTTGCTGTAGATGAAGCTGCAGCGAAACTGGAAGCCATCTTTGGCGACTTCCGCCAGGCGTTGTTTCAATTTGCAGAAGAAAAAGTCCAAATTCAACTTTCCAAGAAATTTAAAGTTTCTTGGAAGTCCGAAGAAACAGAAGCGAAAACTGCAGAGCTCTCCCATAACCGCAAAAAGCAATACTTGCTCGAGGATGGCATCCCTTATCCGTTTTTGGTTCGTCTCGGCGTCCAAAGTGCAGATGGCCAAGTGAAAAAGCAGAAATACGATAAGTTCCGCCAAATCAATCGCTTTATTGAATTTATCGATGATGCGCTGGAGCATTTACCGAAAGGCCGGACAGTGCGGATTCTCGACTTCGGATCGGGCAAATCTTATTTGACGTTCGCGCTGTATCATTACTTGCGAATTGAAAAAGGTTTGGACTTGCGTGTCACTGGCCTTGACTTGAAAAAAGAAGTTATTGAAGAATGCCAAAAAATCGCCGAAGATTTAGGGTACGATCAGCTGGAATTTTTAGTCGGAGACATTAATGAGTACAATGAAGAATCAGCGGTTGATATGGTCGTGACACTCCATGCGTGCGATACGGCAACCGATATGGCCCTTTCCCGGGCAGTAAAATGGAACGCCAGCGTCATCTTAAGCGTCCCTTGCTGCCAGCATGAATTGAACAGCCAAATTGACGCACCGGAACTCGGGCTTATGCTGCAGCACGGTTTGATCAAGGAGCGCTTCAGTGCACTTGCGACCGATTCCATCCGCGCTGAAATTTTATCGCTCGTCGGCTATGAAACACAGCTGATGGAATTCATCGACTTGGAAAATACGCCGAAAAACATTTTGATCCGCGCATACAAAACCGGCAAAAAGCCGGCAACCGGACAGTTTGACCGCTACAAAGCATTTACTCAACTTTTGTCTGCCCAGCCATTTCTAGAAAACGAATTGAAGCACTTGCTATGA
- a CDS encoding ABC transporter ATP-binding protein, whose protein sequence is MDGKPIVQLKNLSKTIGKKKIIKNLSLDLYPGQITGFLGPNGAGKTTTIRMMVGLMKPTSGDVIIDGQSIQAHFEESIQKVGVIVENPEMYKYMTGYKNLLHFSRMHKGVSKQRIDEVIRQVGMQNRINEKVSSYSLGMRQRLGLAQALLHNPKFLILDEPTNGLDPAGIREFRLYLQKVASESGVAVFVSSHLLSEIELLCDRIAVIQNGELIDIKNVNELHHSQYYIQAEPVELAEEVLSSIGFPLARHDKGLLIDTEEQHIPGAIQLLVSAGAKIYTVQPYRATLEDQFLEMTGGGQIAQAHAK, encoded by the coding sequence ATGGACGGAAAACCGATTGTTCAATTAAAGAACCTTTCCAAGACTATCGGCAAAAAGAAAATCATTAAAAATTTGAGTCTGGATTTATATCCCGGCCAAATCACCGGGTTTCTTGGACCGAATGGCGCCGGGAAAACTACGACAATCCGCATGATGGTCGGGCTCATGAAGCCGACTTCTGGAGACGTAATCATCGATGGGCAATCGATTCAAGCCCATTTTGAAGAAAGCATCCAAAAAGTGGGCGTCATCGTTGAAAATCCCGAAATGTACAAGTACATGACCGGCTACAAAAACTTGCTGCATTTTTCCCGAATGCATAAAGGAGTTTCAAAACAGCGAATCGATGAAGTCATCAGGCAAGTAGGAATGCAAAACCGCATCAACGAAAAAGTCAGTTCCTATTCGCTCGGCATGCGGCAGCGCCTGGGTCTTGCCCAAGCACTTCTCCACAATCCGAAATTTTTGATTCTGGACGAGCCGACTAACGGGCTGGATCCGGCAGGCATCCGGGAGTTCCGGCTGTATTTGCAGAAAGTCGCCAGTGAAAGCGGCGTCGCCGTTTTTGTGTCGAGCCATTTGCTGTCTGAAATCGAATTGTTGTGCGACCGGATTGCCGTCATCCAAAACGGCGAACTAATTGACATTAAAAACGTCAACGAACTTCACCATTCCCAGTATTACATCCAAGCTGAACCAGTAGAGCTTGCAGAAGAAGTGCTGTCCAGTATCGGCTTCCCTCTTGCCAGACACGATAAAGGCTTGCTTATTGATACAGAAGAACAGCACATTCCGGGTGCCATCCAGCTGCTTGTTTCGGCCGGCGCCAAAATTTATACCGTCCAGCCTTACCGGGCGACGCTTGAAGACCAATTCCTTGAAATGACTGGAGGCGGACAAATTGCTCAAGCTCATGCAAAATGA